From Camelina sativa cultivar DH55 chromosome 20, Cs, whole genome shotgun sequence, the proteins below share one genomic window:
- the LOC104771428 gene encoding non-specific lipid-transfer protein-like 1 encodes MAKTQLKSDAIMDMMKEHLSSDAGKEVTEKIGLVYQINIAPKKLGFEEVTYIVDLKKGEVTKGKYEGGKVDATFSFKDDDFVKVATGKMNPQIAFIRGAMKIKGSLSAAQKFTPDIFPKPSKL; translated from the exons ATGGCGAAAACCCAACTCAAATCTGACGCAATCATGGACATGATGAAGGAACATCTCTCTTCCGACGCCGGTAAAGAGGTCACAGAGAAGATCGGACTCGTTTATCAGATCAACATCGCTCCAAAG aaattagggtttgaagAGGTTACTTACATCGTCGATCTGAAGAAAGGCGAAGTCACCAAAG gGAAATATGAAGGAGGGAAAGTGGATGCTACGTTTTCCTTCAAGGATGATGATTTTGTCAAAGTTGCTACTGGGAAGATGAATCCTCAGATTGCTTTCATTAG GGGTGCGATGAAGATCAAGGGTAGTCTCAGTGCAGCGCAGAAATTCACACCCGACATCTTCCCAAAGCCTTCAAAGTTGTGA
- the LOC104771427 gene encoding protein WEAK CHLOROPLAST MOVEMENT UNDER BLUE LIGHT-like 3, producing MLGDDKDSDDLNVFLNAIGEGGDDDEEEAPTRISTSFNGIDFLTFDDEDSHQNPFQDCESSPINEAPPPKVYVAPRVMISHQDSFSEDSRTDVIEDARILPASPRLRVPASPRAFVYPRSVESPRFGSPVGVIDTASPFDSVKDAVSKFGGITDWKAHKIQTIERRKMVDEELEKIQEAMPECKREVELAEEAKHNALNELENTKGLIEELKLELEKAEKEEQQAKQDSELAQMRVEEMEQGVANEASVAVKAQLDVAKERQVSATCELRSVREEIEMVSNEYEEMLKEKDLAREKADIAVMEAKEIERTMDGLSIELIATKELLESGHTAHLEAEEMRFSAAMARDQDVYNWEKELKMVEDDIDRLNQEVRAAYDVKAKLETASALQHDLKTELAALTENSSGNLLMEKESSNNDIHAAVDSARRELEEVKSNIEKAASEVKTLKIIAGSLQSELERERQDLAETKQRASAVLARKNDEDAREELVETATKLELATKEAEDAKSYATAARDELTMAKELSEQAKRGMSTLESRLTEAKKEMEAARASEKLALAAIKALQETESSQRFEDINESPRSIIISVEEYYELSKQAHKSEEEANTKLSEIVSQIEVAKEEESRILEKLEEVNREMSVTKKELKEAMGKADKARDEKLGMEQELRKWRSDNGKRRTDEGREPEKSPTRSSTENGFGQSKSFAFGEQGSSSNYTGAGTNNNNNNLTPETKKKKKKLSLFPKVFMFLSRKKSHSHK from the exons ATGTTGGGCGATGACAAAGATTCAGACGACCTTAATGTATTTCTAAACGCCATTGGTGAaggtggagatgatgatgaagaagaagctccaacGAGAATCTCCACCTCTTTCAATGGCATCGACTTCTTGACCTTTGACGATGAAGATTCACATCAGAACCCGTTTCAAGATTGTGAATCAAGTCCAATCAACGAGGCTCCTCCTCCTAAGGTTTATGTCGCACCGAGGGTGATGATAAGTCATCAAGATTCGTTTTCTGAAGATTCAAGAACCGATGTCATCGAAGATGCTAGGATATTGCCTGCTTCGCCTCGTTTGCGAGTTCCTGCTTCTCCTCGAGCTTTTGTGTATCCGAGATCCGTCGAATCGCCTCGTTTCGGTTCTCCCGTTGGTGTTATCGATACAGCTTCGCCTTTTGATTCGGTTAAGGACGCAGTTTCTAAGTTTGGTGGGATCACAGATTGGAAAGCTCATAAGATTCAGACAATAGAG AGACGGAAGATGGTTGATGAAGAGCTTGAGAAGATACAAGAAGCTATGCCTGAGTGCAAGAGAGAAGTTGAGTTAGCTGAAGAGGCAAAACACAATGCGTTGAACGAGTTAGAGAACACAAAGGGACTCATTGAGGAGCTTAAACTCGAGTTAGAGAAAGCGGAAAAGGAAGAGCAACAAGCGAAACAGGATTCGGAGCTCGCGCAGATGCGTGTTGAGGAGATGGAGCAAGGTGTAGCTAATGAGGCAAGTGTTGCTGTCAAAGCGCAGCTCGATGTTGCTAAAGAGAGGCAAGTCTCGGCTACTTGTGAGCTACGATCCGTGAGAGAAGAGATTGAAATGGTTAGTAACGAATATGAAGAAATGTTGAAGGAAAAAGATTTAGCTAGGGAGAAAGCTGATATTGCTGTTATGGAAGCTAAAGAGATTGAGAGGACGATGGATGGTTTGAGTATAGAGCTGATTGCAACCAAGGAGTTGTTGGAATCAGGACACACTGCACATCTTGAAGCTGAAGAGATGAGATTTAGCGCAGCAATGGCTCGGGACCAAGATGTTTACAATTGGGAAAAGGAACTGAAGATGGTGGAAGATGATATCGATAGGCTTAACCAAGAGGTTCGAGCGGCATATGATGTGAAAGCTAAGCTTGAGACTGCTTCTGCTCTTCAGCATGATCTCAAAACTGAATTAGCGGCTCTCACCGAAAACTCAAGCGGTAATCTGTTGATGGAAAAGGAGAGTAGTAATAATGACATTCATGCTGCGGTTGATTCTGCAAGAAGGGAGCTCGAAGAAGTCAAATCCAACATTGAGAAAGCAGCTTCCGAGGTGAAAACATTGAAGATAATCGCTGGATCATTACAGTCCGAGCTTGAACGAGAGAGACAGGATCTAGCAGAAACTAAGCAGAGAGCAAGTGCGGTTCTGGCCAGGAAAAACGATGAAGATGCAAGAGAGGAGTTGGTGGAAACAGCAACGAAGTTGGAGCTGGCGACAAAAGAGGCAGAGGATGCAAAGTCATATGCTACAGCTGCGAGAGATGAGCTTACAATGGCGAAGGAATTGTCTGAACAAGCAAAAAGAGGAATGTCTACGCTAGAGAGTCGGTTAACCGAGGCGAAAAAGGAAATGGAAGCTGCTAGGGCTTCAGAGAAGTTGGCCTTGGCTGCTATAAAAGCTCTGCAAGAGACTGAATCTTCTCAGAGATTCGAGGATATTAATGAATCACCAAGAAGCATTATAATTTCCGTAGAGGAATACTATGAGCTAAGCAAGCAGGCACATAAGTCAGAGGAGGAGGCAAACACAAAGCTATCAGAGATTGTCTCCCAAATAGAGGTGGCTAAAGAGGAAGAGTCAAGAATCTTGGAGAAACTAGAGGAAGTGAATAGAGAAATGAGCGTAACAAAAAAAGAGCTTAAAGAGGCTATGGGAAAAGCCGACAAGGCTAGAGATGAGAAGTTGGGTATGGAGCAAGAGTTGAGAAAATGGAGGTCGGATAATGGGAAGAGGAGGACAGACGAAGGCCGTGAGCCTGAGAAAAGCCCGACGAGGTCAAGCACCGAGAATGGATTCGGACAGTCAAAATCATTTGCATTTGGTGAACAAGGAAGCAGCAGCAACTACACTGGAGCAGGtactaacaataataataataatctgacccctgaaacaaagaagaagaagaagaagctatctTTGTTTCCAAAGGTTTTCATGTTCTTGTCAAGAAAGAAGTCTCACAGTCACAAGTAA